The following coding sequences are from one Musa acuminata AAA Group cultivar baxijiao chromosome BXJ2-4, Cavendish_Baxijiao_AAA, whole genome shotgun sequence window:
- the LOC135608947 gene encoding alpha-terpineol synthase, chloroplastic-like, translating to MDNIPFHGRGEHVATALMFRLLREHGFAVSEGLFNRFIVEKGNLKASLRHQTKGLVSLCEASHLAKEAEHVLEEAINFTTKQLKSLMEGSLEPHLREHVAHALELPLNWRMPRLQTRWFIEASQREAKMNPVLLELAKLDFNRVQSIHQRELREVSRYFELALLESCHVHSALVHEPANFSTNFWLSIRWWSNLGLAQRLTFSRDRLMENYFWTVGWAFEPQFARCREAQTKANCLITTVDDVYDVYGTMDELELFTDAVDRWDVNATGKLPEYMKMCFLALFNTTMTPHIML from the exons ATGGACAATATACCGTTCCATGGAAGAGGTGAACATGTTGCCACGGCTCTAATGTTCAGGCTTCTCAGAGAACATGGGTTTGCTGTTTCTGAAG GTCTCTTCAACCGATTTATAGTTGAGAAGGGCAACTTGAAAGCCAGCCTTCGCCACCAGACTAAAGGATTGGTGAGCTTGTGCGAGGCATCCCATCTTGCAAAGGAAGCAGAGCACGTGCTGGAAGAAGCTATAAACTTTACAACTAAACAGCTCAAGAGCCTCATGGAGGGATCACTTGAGCCTCATCTCAGGGAGCACGTAGCCCATGCCTTGGAGCTTCCATTGAACTGGAGGATGCCGAGGTTACAGACCAGGTGGTTCATAGAAGCATCCCAAAGGGAAGCGAAGATGAACCCTGTCCTGCTTGAATTGGCTAAGTTGGACTTCAACAGGGTTCAGAGCATACATCAGAGGGAACTCAGAGAAGTGTCGAGGTATTTTGAGCTTGCTTTACTTGAATCATGTCATGTACATTCTGCCCTCGTGCATGAACCAGCAAACTTCAGCACAAACTTCTGGCTGTCGAtcagatggtggagcaatcttggCCTGGCGCAGAGGCTTACATTTTCGAGGGACAGGTTGATGGAGAACTATTTCTGGACGGTTGGCTGGGCTTTTGAGCCACAGTTTGCAAGATGCAGGGAGGCGCAGACAAAGGCAAACTGCCTGATAACAACAGTTGATGATGTGTATGATGTTTACGGCACCATGGATGAGCTCGAGCTTTTCACGGATGCCGTCGATAG ATGGGACGTTAATGCAACGGGCAAACTTCCAGAGTACATGAAGATGTGTTTTCTAGCCCTCTTCAACACTACAATGACACCGCATATAATGTTATGA